The nucleotide sequence GCAGAATGAGATGTCCCTCCAGGATGCGTTCAGGATCAATGTGCAGTTGGAGAAGGTTTGctaaaagttgtttttctgtttgttatgAACAAACAACAGAAGTGAGAGTAACAGTGGTTGTCGTTGAAGGGGCTAAAGCACAACTGGACCAACTAGGCTGACCTCACCAACATCAAACAATGGACGAGTCAGAGCGGCAGACAAAGAGCTTTGTTGAACAAGAAACAGACATTACATAACTCGTGTTGAAGGAAAAGAAATGCATCTGTCTCTGTTTGATCTGacagatgaacacaggagaaaacATCTACTACAACTAATTATAATTCAGCTTTTTGACTCTTTTCTTCATGATAAACGTTGACATCTTTTGTTACACAGTTGTCAGGGGAAGGAGTCTCTTCAGCGATGAGCTTTATTTCCCTCTTTAAAGGttaggaagaggaagaagcttGCAGGCTTTTACTCTCAACCTACTGTGTAACTCCAGCTTCAAAGACCCCCGGATGGTTGTTTTAAAATACCTTTCCTCTGAGGGGAACCAGCCTGAATGTCACAgacccagtgtgtgtttgcgtagTTGATGTGTTGGCATGTTAAACAGGGTGGTTTGTGACACACGTGGAAAAGGCTGCAGAGATAGACTCTTGTTTCTCACAGGGGCGATTGATATTTATCTGTGGGATCTATGCAAGTGTTCTTTCACAGTGAACAATCAGATGAGAGGGAGGGTGGCATATTCAGAGAAAGGAGTGAGTTAACTGGTCACTCAGGAGGAGGCAGCCCCCCTGCCGTCATGTTTCAGCtcactgaccccccccccccccccattgccTGTGCGCTCTCACAACACTTTACTCACAAAGCACCTCTTCAACCAGAAATGGTTTTACAGGCAAAACCTTCCAATATCTGACATTGCTGTAAAAGAGCGGCTTTTCCATTTGTCTATTGAGCATCCCAACTCAAATACTAAGTCTACTTTTATTTCACGTGACACCTTAACTGGTTTTCCCTCCGTGCTTTCAGTGAgttatacatttatttgttgttcTGAGAACATCATCTGGATAAGAGCCATTTCCTGAAGCCAAATGTAAGACAATTCAAGCAACTGAAGGCCAAATGTGCTTTTGTACCACAGACTAGCACAACCTGAAAAAAGAAGGTGATGTGATACATGCTCTCGAGGGATCACAAGTCTCAGCTGACAGTGATGATGTTTCGCCTAGTTTTGAAAATGACGAATTAAAATTGAATGGAAAGCAAACACTTGGTATATATACATCGCCGTGAAAAGAACTACTGAAAAAGTCTGATATAAGTAATACATGAGGATTTGCTTATGAAGTAATCCTCAGGGATTGATGTTTATAATATCAGGTCTAGGCAACATGACCACTGTGGGTTGAAATGTCTGGAGGGCAGAAAAACACCAGTTTCCCTTCCTGAATAACAGAATGGTCTGTTctgcttttctcctctgcagcagtgacCCAGAGTGGGCATGGACCAGTTGTATACTTGATGTCTCATCCTGGAGGACTCATTACTTGATGACCTTGCACCTTTGAATGCCGACGGCCccaaagatggaggaggaatCCAGTCTCCCCAATGTCAGCATACCCTGCCACAATGAGCAGAGGGACAAGAAAAAGCGTTACACAGTGCGTCAACTCGTATTATAGGAGAATTGATCGTCAGTGTAGcattaaattgtatgaactgacCACAATGACCCCTTGTGTTTACACAGactatcctttttttttttttttcaggtttacAAAGTGATAGTTTCTGTTCGACAACAAGAATGGTTTGTCTTCAGGCGATATGCTGAATTTGACAAACTCTACAACATAGTAAGTGGTGACACattgtcattttttcatttatagCATATAAGGTCCCGAACACAACCACAATTCagtgttaaatgtatttattgccTTTCTTTTAATGTCTTTCTGTTCAAATTGACATTTAGTATAATTTGTATACTTGTAGCCATCTATGTTTTACTTGCCCATTTGTTCTCCCATATCTTTTTGCATAGTTAAGAAAACAGTTTCCATCTATGAACCTGAAAATTCCAGCAAAGAGAATATTTGGGGATAATTTCGACCCTGGTAAGTGTTCACTCAATGCTCATGTTTTACaacatgatgtaaaaaaaatccttacACAGAAATCCAGACAGAAATTACAGGTCCAGATGTTTAAACGCATGTTTATGGCCTTGAGTGCTGTGTTTAATTGTATTTCTGTAACACAATATCCATCCAACAGAGTTCATCCAGCAACGAAGAGCAGGGCTGCATGAGTTCATCAAGAGGATCGTATCACATCCTCAGCTTTGCAACCagtatgttttcatgttctctgTCTCATTTTATTGCTGTATTCAAAATCAAGAAGGTTGTGTGTTTTCGTGCTTTACTTCATGACATGTCTCTCATTGAACCgtttggttgtttttaaacatcacAGTCCAGATGTGAGGTCATTTCTTCTGATGGACAAAATGCAGAACTTTTCAGATGCctctgaggatgaagatgacaaAGTAAGTAATTCATTTACCAGTCTTGAGCAATTTGATGgataattttctttgtttttcttcatttgtagttttgttttcctacatgttttctgttaatATGTTGTTAGTGGAGTCATTAGGTTTTTTTGTTGTGTCCAGGCTGTGCCAGAGAGTTGTAGATGCTGTACACTCCCTTGTCTGTTAACCAGTATTGTGTCAGTCTCAATTTTACCCTTTAGATTTGTGGCTGACCCTTTTCATGTCTTCTCTGCTGTTTAACAGAACAACTCTACCTCCAGAAACATTAACCTGGGACCCTCTGGAAATCCACAGTATGTTCACTACTGAGTGCTCTGACATGCTCTGTTCATATTTCAGCATGCAGCAGGTTGCCTTGCTGTTTTTTTATAGAttattttaaacttaaacatactgaaaacaaatgaatgtgatgtCTTTTTTGTTTCAGGGCCAAACCCAgtgattttgactttttaaaagtcATAGGAAAGGGGAGTTTTGGGAAGGTATGTACGCAATACTGAAAAGTACAGTTACTTTATTTTCAACACAGAGGAAAatttttttgcaaactaatGACTCAGTTTACATACATAAAATacagtttcatttcatctaaatcacTTTCACAATCAATTTATCAGTTATGTTGTCGGATACTTATTTTGCTTTACCTACATTTGAGTTGGAAcgttttgaaatgttgtttttgactTTGAGGTAGCAGCAGGTTTTAGTTCTGCATATGTTGGCCTCTCCATGTAGGAAGTGAAAAACCAAATCAGGAATGTCTCTGTTTTACACTGTCAGTGTTCTCTCCCTTGTGATGCAGGTTTTCCTCGCGAAACTCAAACACGATGAAAAGTATTATGCAGTCAAGGTCTTACAGAAAAAGGTCATTCTCAACAGGAAAGAGgtaatttttaaatcaaatatgacCTTCAGCCTGTTCACATTTCAGTAATGTGTGCATGAGTTATTGTTCTTCTACTAAAATCACTCCTTTTACAAATCAGCAAAAACACATCATGGCAGAGCGCAATGTGCTgctgaaaaatgtgaaacacCCTTTCTTGGTTGGGCTTCATTATTCCTTCCAGACTGCAGACAAGTTATACTTCGTCTTGGATTTCATCAATGGAGGAGAAGTGAGTCGTTTCAGTTTGGGGAATAATCCCCTCGCATAGAAATCAGTCACACGGTCAAGACAACATGAGAATGACTCTAATACACATTATGTCTTAAATAGCTTTAAGACTATTCCTCTGAGTAAGCGCTGCTGCTAGTTAACATACCTTCATTTGTTTAACATCTTACTAGAGGTCACAGTATTACTGAGAATAAAGAATGACTCAGACTGTGACTTCCTCATTGGATGTCCTTCAAGTGTGTTCAGCCTTTTTAAAGCTGTCATGTGTGAGTGACTAAGAACTGTTGGCAAGAACATGAACCTCCAACCTTTCTGAACAGGAAGGTTGACCTTTAATGTCAGATCGAAATGGAATCAGATCAGTATTTATGGTTTGCAGTCAATGTgataaaacataatttgataCAAGTATTTGAAGGTACAATGAAACTATGAAAAGCTCAGTGAAACATTTGACAATACATCAAATAATCAACCTGAAACTTTTTGTTTAAGCTCTTCTTCCATCTTCAAAAAGAGCGGACCTTTCCAGAGCCCAGAGCAAAATTCTACATTGCTGAAATGGCAAGTGCACTGGGATATCTGCACTTGCTCAACATTGTTTACAGGTATGATGGCGTTTCATCCATAGTCAGTTAACACATGGCTAATGTTGACTTGTCAAAAGTTTCTTTAGGAATTTGGGTTTGCAGTTGGGTAATGTAAAATTTCTGTTTCCAAGTAAATGTCACATACTGAAATtgaaatttgtgtgtgtttcattcagaGACTTGAAGCCAGAAAATATCCTCCTTGACCAAGAAGTGAGTATTCCTGTTTTTATACCATCACCGTCACAGTAATTACAGTAAATAACAGTAATCAACAGCTTCCCTTAACGGCACATAACTTTTTTTAATACACAAGTGCTGCTTAGATTTGTCGGACTcaaatttctgtttttcatat is from Paralichthys olivaceus isolate ysfri-2021 chromosome 17, ASM2471397v2, whole genome shotgun sequence and encodes:
- the sgk3 gene encoding serine/threonine-protein kinase Sgk3, which codes for MPTAPKMEEESSLPNVSIPCHNEQRDKKKRYTVYKVIVSVRQQEWFVFRRYAEFDKLYNILRKQFPSMNLKIPAKRIFGDNFDPEFIQQRRAGLHEFIKRIVSHPQLCNHPDVRSFLLMDKMQNFSDASEDEDDKNNSTSRNINLGPSGNPQAKPSDFDFLKVIGKGSFGKVFLAKLKHDEKYYAVKVLQKKVILNRKEQKHIMAERNVLLKNVKHPFLVGLHYSFQTADKLYFVLDFINGGELFFHLQKERTFPEPRAKFYIAEMASALGYLHLLNIVYRDLKPENILLDQEGHIVLTDFGLCKEGISQTDTTTTFCGTPEYLAPEVLRKQPYDNTVDWWCLGSVLYEMLFGLPPFYSRDTHEMYDNILHKQLVMRPGASSTAWSLLQGLLEKDGTQRLGSRDDFNEIKAHSFFSSINWDDLEQKKVPPPFTPKVSSYCDISNFDPEFTEEMVSSSICWSQEHSIINASVMEADDAFVGFSYAPPSDDSFQ